A single region of the Salvia miltiorrhiza cultivar Shanhuang (shh) chromosome 8, IMPLAD_Smil_shh, whole genome shotgun sequence genome encodes:
- the LOC131001895 gene encoding probable serine/threonine-protein kinase PBL25, translated as MSCFPCFQNKEEDSEEENNDILVAQPKNFTPPTTPPVNNSHHHYQDPLEDSRNAAELEDTSVKSFTFREIATATKNFRQECLLGEGGFGKVFRGTLQSTGQVVAVRQLERNTGGKDFVFEISNLSLLRHPNLVKMVGYCGEGEQRHLVYEYMPSGSLKSFLFDRHDGQKPLDWSERMKIAYGIASGLEYLHEKADPTVIYRDLRSSNVLLTETKNPKLSDYGLAKIVQGGNKMHMSVMTGFNGYCAPEFEKNGELTVKSDVYSFGVVLLELITGRKALDTSLPPDEQSLVSWAQPLFKDPSKFPDMADPLLRKGFPVTGLNQAVGIAAMCLQEEPIARPFISDISAAISFLAMAPPQAPVPDLAPVLSKAASSRQGGGGNDGHKHDDDTSSDSEEEEDEEEKVKKQDKPNKQEQYSDYSSEDDDQSSDGTDAEETSKNMEKARCKSTKSVKMQSRSDSRSNNKKSMKTSESKGNNKKSMKMQNRSDNKKPSKVETPPDSRSNRSSCSSSDDEPLPPPIQQPHDHEDDYDQFSSSSDDENWDGREQQRPSRGSSVSSDDDGY; from the exons TAAATAATAGCCATCATCATTATCAAGATCCATTAGAAGATAGCAGAAATGCAGCAGAACTTGAAGATACCTCAGTTAAATCTTTCACCTTCCGCGAAATCGCCACTGCCACCAAGAACTTTCGTCAAGAATGTCTGTTGGGCGAAGGAGGGTTCGGAAAAGTATTCAGGGGGACGCTTCAATCGACCGGACAG GTTGTTGCTGTTAGGCAACTGGAGAGGAATACCGGAGGCAAGGACTTTGTGTTTGAGATCTCAAATCTGAGTCTCCTTCGCCATCCAAATCTAGTCAAGATGGTCGGATATTGTGGCGAAGGAGAGCAGAGGCACTTGGTGTACGAGTACATGCCATCCGGTTCTTTGAAGAGCTTTCTATTTG ACCGTCATGATGGGCAAAAACCATTGGACTGGAGTGAGAGAATGAAGATTGCATATGGTATTGCATCGGGGCTTGAGTACCTACACGAGAAGGCAGACCCCACAGTCATATATCGCGATCTGAGATCCTCAAATGTGCTCCTTACCGAGACCAAAAATCCTAAGCTCTCGGATTATGGGCTTGCCAAGATCGTGCAGGGTGGCAACAAGATGCATATGTCTGTGATGACGGGTTTCAATGGATATTGCGCCCCTGAGTTTGAGAAGAACGGCGAGCTGACAGTGAAGTCGGATGTTTATAGCTTTGGCGTAGTGCTGCTAGAGCTCATCACAGGCCGTAAGGCCTTGGACACCTCTCTGCCACCGGACGAGCAAAGCTTAGTTAGCTGG GCACAACCGCTTTTCAAGGATCCGTCCAAGTTCCCGGATATGGCGGATCCTCTTCTCAGGAAAGGGTTCCCCGTGACGGGCTTGAACCAAGCAGTCGGAATCGCAGCCATGTGCCTGCAGGAGGAGCCGATAGCGCGCCCCTTCATCAGTGACATATCAGCTGCAATTAGCTTCCTGGCAATGGCACCTCCTCAGGCACCCGTTCCTGATCTTGCTCCTGTGTTGTCGAAGGCAGCATCCTCGCGCCAAGGTGGAGGTGGCAATGACGGTCATAAACATGACGATGATACTTCCTCAGatagtgaagaagaagaagacgaagaagaaaaagtaaaaaaacaaGACAAGCCTAACAAACAGGAGCAGTACTCTGATTATAGCTCCGAGGATGATGATCAGAGTTCTGATGGTACAGATGCTGAGGAGACGAGCAAGAACATGGAGAAGGCGCGGTGCAAATCAACAAAATCGGTGAAGATGCAAAGCCGCTCAGATTCAAGAAGCAATAACAAGAAATCCATGAAGACATCTGAGTCAAAAGGCAATAACAAGAAATCCATGAAGATGCAGAACCGCTCAGATAACAAGAAACCTTCCAAGGTCGAAACTCCCCCGGATTCAAGGAGTAACCGGAGCAGCTGCAGCTCATCAGACGACGAGCCTCTTCCTCCTCCCATTCAACAGCCTCATGATCACGAAGATGATTACGATCAATTTAGCTCGAGTAGTGATGATGAAAACTGGGATGGCAGAGAGCAACAACGTCCTAGTCGTGGCAGCAGCGTGAGTTCGGACGACGACGGGTACTGA